DNA from Candidatus Dependentiae bacterium:
CAAAGTTTCAACTGCAGATTTTATTTGCGGTTTTATTTGTAAGCATTTGGTATTTCTTTTCAACTCCAAACACGCAATTTTGTTTGCCATTTTTCAAAAATGCGATGTTTTCTTTGGGGTTATTTATTATTCCTTGGGCTGTTTTCACCATCGTGAGCACAAGCAATGCTGTAAACTTGACTGATGGGCTTGATGGTCTTGCTACTGGTCCGCTAATAACCAATTTCGCCGCTTTTTCGATTATTTGTTATTTAGCTGGGCACAAACAGTTTGCAAATTATTTGTATATTCCTTTTGCCGATTCTTCAGAACTTTCGATCATTGGCGCATCACTTATAGGTTCCTTAATTGGTTTTTTGTGGTACAACACTTATCCAGCGCAGATTTTTATGGGAGATGTTGGTTCACTTTCACTAGGTGCAGCTCTTGCTTTTATGGCGATTGTTGTTCGGCAGGAATTTTTACTTTTGGTCGCAGGGGGGATTTTTGTTATCGAAACTCTTTCTGTAATTATCCAAGTAGCTTCTTTTAAATGGCGCGGAAAGAGGGTGTTTAAAATGGCTCCGATTCACCATCATTTTGAATTGA
Protein-coding regions in this window:
- a CDS encoding phospho-N-acetylmuramoyl-pentapeptide-transferase; protein product: MIYHLAEFLKKDYLFFNLFHYVSVRAIFSLLSSLILFFILGNWFIKASQRNFRSNVREYTPQEHQKKNSTPTMGGLLVLLITTINILFWNNLSKLSVWIFLLCLLSFGLIGFVDDWAKINSKKGISAKSKFQLQILFAVLFVSIWYFFSTPNTQFCLPFFKNAMFSLGLFIIPWAVFTIVSTSNAVNLTDGLDGLATGPLITNFAAFSIICYLAGHKQFANYLYIPFADSSELSIIGASLIGSLIGFLWYNTYPAQIFMGDVGSLSLGAALAFMAIVVRQEFLLLVAGGIFVIETLSVIIQVASFKWRGKRVFKMAPIHHHFELIGWSEPKITIRFWIISLILSILALLLLKVR